ATAACACAAAAAAACCGATCCATTTAAAGATCGGTTTTTTTAATGTTCCTCTATTTGATCTAACTGTTTTTTAAAATGTAAGGACTTTTTAAAACATAGGAATGATCCAATTAAAAACAATACAGTTGTAACCATTAGGACAGTGTCATAAAGTTCTTGTTTTCCTTCGTCAGGAATTACAACACCAATATATAAGAAAACACTAACGGCCAATAGAATAAAGGCATAGTGCTTAAAATCCATCATAAGTGCCTGTAGCTTTTTCTTAGTCATTTCATCACCTACTAAAAGTGTTATACAAACACAATAACACAGACTAGTAGACTATGAATCAAGTAAATAAATCCAAATGAGGGAACCTATAAAAAAGTCGATCATGAACGAATATTCATGATCGACTTCTTTAAATGGACTCAACAATCTTTAAGACTAAATTAGCTGAATGCTTAGCAGCTTGACCTAAGAATTGATCAAAAGAGATATTAGATTCTTTACCAGCAATATCAGATAGTGCTCTTATCACAACAAAAGGTACTTCAAATTGATGACATACCTGAGCAATTGCGGCAGCTTCCATTTCACCGGCATATAAATTTTGAAATTTACTACGGATAAACTCAACTTTGTCTGGATCACTTAAGAAAGAGTCACCTGTTACTATCAATCCCTTTGCTACCTGTATGTCAGTTATTTCTTCTGCTTTTTTTGTTGCAATATCAACAAGCTTAGCATCTGGAGTATATGCTGCAGGCAGCCCTGGTACTTGTCCATACTCATAACCGAATGCTGTAACATCAACGTCATTGTGTCGAACTTCAGTAGAAATAACAACATCTCCTACATTTAAAGAAGAATGAAACCCTCCTGCAGATCCAGTATTAATAACATAATCAGGCTGATAACGATCCAAAAGCAAAGTTGTACTTAATGCTGCATTTACTTTTCCAATTCCAGACTTTAAAAGAATAACTTCAATCCCTTTGTAAAAGCCCCTTTGTAAATTCACTTCCAGCTATCACTTGCTGCTCTTTGTTATCCAGTTTATCTCTTAGGATGGTAACCTCTTCTTCCATCGCTCCAATAATCGCAACTTTCATTTCATTTCATTCCTTCCTTGTGTATCTATAAACATTATGCTATGTAGTTATGCAGTCTCCTAATAGAGTTTACCCATTTCAAGTCCTTAAAGCAAGGTCAAACAGGTCATGCATCATCGTTATGGTGTTTAAGCTACTCTTTTGGTACTATTTATGGTAGATAAAATCAACTAGTTTTGAGGTGTGAATTCATGAATTTACAATTAGATTTACTTAAAGATAAGATAGAGTTTTTTGAGGCACAAACGATAAAAGACCTTGAGAAGAAAATAAATGAACAAATTGTTCATAACCAAGCTATTTTATTGCATGTTCACTCAGTATCACATCAGATGCACGTGAACGAGGAAGGGAAAAAATTTTACAGTGCTGTTGTTCATTTTAAAGCAAACTTTTAACAATAAAAAAAGATGTTTGTACGGTCACAATTAACCGTATAAACATCCTTTTTATTATTGTAATTTTTCTATTTTTGTAGGCATCCAGCCTTCATTCTCAACCCATGTAATATACACTTTATATTTTACAGATTGATCTTTTGGTGAAATTGTTCCTGCTGCATCATTTGGTCCACCATTATTACCAAGATACCAAATAATCATATCTGATTCAGGAATACCTGTTGCATAGCTCAAAGCCTTTGTCATCTCATTCCAATCCTGTGAACCCTTAGTATAGTTTGCTGAATGAGGCTCTGATTGAGAAGTCCCAATTGGTGCCCATCCAGAACTTTCAATTGTTTCTGCAATACCTGATTCTGGATCTCCCTCGGTAATGGTTGCTTCATCAAATGAATCTTCAATTTCTGATTCAGTTTCTTCTTTCTGATCCATATCTTCATCAGTATCTTCTTGTTTAGCTTCTTCGCTGCCATCTTCGGTGTTTTTATCTGAATTCTCTTTTTGATTTTCTTCCTTATCGGTATCAGGGTTTTCCTCTTCAGCTTTATTTTCTTCACTTGCCACTTGTATATCTGGTTGTTCATTGTATTTAGCTGTTTTTTCAGATTGGTTTGCACCCAAGATAAGTTGAGAGCCAATAACAAAAATAAGGACTAATACAATACCAATTAAAGTGTTTAGTACTATATTTGTTTTTCTTTTCTTATCTCTTTTTTCATAACGAGAGCTGTTTAAATGTTGATTACTCAATGCCCTACACTCCTTTATCCCTCAAACCTTCAGTCTTTATTCTAGCATTAGTACTATTTTCTATCTAGTCGTATCATAAAGCTTAATCCCAAGGATTTCCACTCCTAAATTAGTTTTTTCGTTCGTCAATTTTAGACATCTCTTCTGCAACATCATAAAATGCTGCATTTGTACCGGCCTCAGCACTTGTTGTATCCATTTCAACTACGACCAGTGCATATCTAGGATTAGAAGATGGAAAGTACCCCGCAAACCATTTGTTGTATAATGTATGACCATTCTCATCTTTTTTCCCTGTTTGTGCTGTCCCTGATTTACCTGATACCTCAAAAGAAGAAGTTTGAAACCTTCTACCTGTCCCCTCAGGGTCTGTGACGACTAATCGAAGAAGTTTTTGTAGCTTGGATGCAGTAATTGGTGAAAGTTCTTCTCCTCCTAAAGAATTAGACGTAAATGAGAACATATTTGTTCCATTTTTATATAATATATTTTTTACGATTTTTATTTGTTCTTTTTGACCGCCTCTTGCGATAGTTGCCATCATATTTGCAATAGCAAGCGGTGTAATTTTTACATTTTTTTGACCAATAGCCGTTTGATCAATAGCTTTTGCTACACTTTTATCTTTTTCATCTCCCCAAATATTACCTGTTTTTTCATCAGGCAGCTGTTTAAAATTTTCATAATGGAATACTTCACCACTCCAGCCAGCCGGCCCGATTAATCCTAATTTATCAGCAGTATTTTCAATTACATTTTTATCTTTTTCCATTAATTCCTCTGCTAAAGTTGTAAAAGTATAATTACAGCTTTTTGCGAAGCTTCTTTCAAAAGAAAGTTGTCCATCATCCTGACCACCATCATCTTCTCCATATAAATTTAAACTACAATTAAATTGTCTTGTAGCATCATCTAAACCATATTCAATTGCTGCTGCAGAAATGACAGTTTTAAATACTGAACCAGGAAAAAGAGGCTGTAACATATAGTTTGTTAGCGTAGTTGATTCAGAACGATTTAACGTTGGCCTGCTTACCATTGACAAGATCTCATTATTTTCAATGTCCAGTAAAACAAGTCCACCTTTTTCAACTTTTTGTTTATCCAATACTTTTTCCGCCATCTCCTGTATATTTTTATCAATTGTCGTTTGAACGGTTACAGGATAAAAAGGATTTGAATCAGCAATGTATTTTACATTAATTCCAAATAAAGGATGACCGTCTCCATCAACATGGTATAGAAGTTTTGTTTCTGCATCTGGCAATAAGAATTCATCAAATGCCTTTTCAAGTCCTGTTACACCAATTTTTGTTTTATAAGATAAGTCAGTACGATCTGGATACTTTTCCCTCAAGCGTTCAGCGTTTTCACCGGTAATTCCGATTATATGTTCGCCTAATGATTCGTCTAAGAGAGTTTGTCGATAAATCCCAAATACTCCAGGTATCTCAAGTTCATTTATTTTTTCTAATTCTGCTTTTGTTAATCTAAGTCCATCGTCTTTAGAAAGAACTACTGGCTCTTTTGTACCCGAAACTAGTCCCTTTAGTTCATCGCTTGAGATGTTAACAATTTTAGACAATTCCTCTGCAGGCCATGAAGTTTCTTTTAAAAAGGGAAATAATACAAGCGAAGGTTCTGCGTGTTTTTGAATTGATTCTCCATTTCGATCCACGAAACGACCTCTACCGTCATCAATAACAACTTCCTGTGTTCTTTGATTCACACTTTCCTGAACAAGATTTACGCCTTTTTTCGAAAATGATTCTGTGTGAATTAATTGGATATCCGCTAACCTGTATAAAGTAGCACATAGCATGAGTATAAAGAAAATACCTACAACAAGCATTCTTCTATTTGGATTCATAAAAACCTCCTGCAGGTGTTTATAGATCCCATTTATAACGGTATATGCACCATTAAATAAAAAACACCTCGTCTCCATTTTGGACGAGGTGTTTCGTATATAAACCTTTTATTAGCTAATGTTCACAATTTTAACAAGCATTTCTCCGCCTGGTGTTTGAACAGTTACTTCATCATCGACCTTTTTACCTAATAAACTTTTCGCAATTGGAGAATCGTTTGAAATTTTACCTTCAAAAGGATCAGCTTCAGCACTACCAACTATTGTATATGTTTCTTCCTCACCGTCTGGAAGCTCTGTGAATGTAACAGTACGCCCTAATGAAACGGAGCTTGTATCTGCTTCACCTTCGATGATTTTTGCATTTCGGATCATATTTTCTAATGTTGTAATACGACCTTCAACAAATGCTTGTTCTTCTTTTGCAGAATCATACTCAGAGTTCTCAGATAGATCTCCAAAGCTTCGCGCAATTTTAATTCTTTCTACTACTTCTTTTCGCTTAACCGTTTTCAAATATTCAAGCTCTTGCTCAAGCTTATCTTTACCTTCCTGAGTCATAGGAAAAACTTTTTCTTGTGCCATGTTTGTTCCACTCCTTCTAGTAGACTTTCCCCGTCGTACTGAATCATTCATGCTTGTTACTTTCTTTATCTTTAATGAAAATAAATATGTAAAGCTAAGGCATCTTATTGCCTTAAGGGAGAAAGATGTTGAAGCATATTTTCATTTAAATATTATCAGGCATCGTATTGACTTGATAGTATGTAAAAAAGCAAGGGCAACAAAGTGTGCCCTTCACCTATCATATCCCACATAAAAAAGAAAATGATTACCTATACATAATATGATCACAGTAGACTTTATCTATGCTATGTTATTACAAAATTGCATTTAGTTCAAGAATTGTTTGAATTTTTGTTACCATTAAGTCAATTGCAACCATATTTTGTCCACCTTCAGGGATGATTATATCTGCATATCTTTTTGTAGGTTCAATGAATTGATTATGCATGGGCCTGACGACAGAAATATATTGTTCAATAACTGAGTCAATTGAACGCCCACGCTCTTTAATATCACGTAGGATACGGCGAATAATTCTAAGATCTGCATCGGTATCTACGAAAAGCTTAATATCCATTAAATCACGTAAACGTTCATCCTCTAAGATAAGGATTCCTTCTAAGATGATAACATCCTTTGGCTCTACTACAATAACATCTTCAGATCTTGTATGCAATTTATAGTCATAAACCGGTTTTTCAATGGCTTCATGATGTAGTAACATGTTTAAATGCTCAATCAATAAATCATTATCAAAAGCAAATGGATGATCATAGTTTGTATTTAACCTTTGTTCAAAGGGTAAATGACTTTGATCTTTATAATAGAAATCTTGTTCAAGCATTAAAATTGAGTGTCCTTTAAAATGTTCGTAGATTGCTTTTGTAACGCTCGTCTTACCAGAACCTGAGCCTCCAGCAACCCCAATGACAACCGGTTTTTTTGCCATTTGTGTTAGAACCCCTTTCGCATCATGTTGTTTCTAAAGACTGGTTTATCCACTTTGAATCTTACAATTTGTAGTGGATGGCGCTGCATCAAGCTCTTTACCATCTTCATCCCAAATCTTCTCAACTGTTTGTGTAAAGTTTTCAATTTCCGGACCGAAGAATTCAACTGTTTCACCAGGCTTAAAATGATTACGCTGCTGAAGTGTAACCATTTGCGTTTCATTGTCATAATCCAATACAAGTCCTGCAAAATCATATTCCGTTTTTTTGCTGTGGTTACCAAACATCTGTTGTTGAAACCCTGGAACTCCTTCAAAGAAAGCAGAAGCAGTTTCACGATTTGCACATTTGTCCAGCTCTTTTAGCCATTCCGGGTTGATTTTAAAGTTATCAGGATCTGCACAGTATGCATCAATCACTTTGCGATAAACGCTGACTACTGTAGCTACATAATGAATAGACTTCATTCGACCTTCAATTTTCAAACTATCAATTCCTAGCTCTATCATCTTAGGAATTGACTCAATTAAGTTTAAATCTTTTGGACTCATGGCAAA
This Metabacillus endolithicus DNA region includes the following protein-coding sequences:
- a CDS encoding YrrS family protein, producing the protein MSNQHLNSSRYEKRDKKRKTNIVLNTLIGIVLVLIFVIGSQLILGANQSEKTAKYNEQPDIQVASEENKAEEENPDTDKEENQKENSDKNTEDGSEEAKQEDTDEDMDQKEETESEIEDSFDEATITEGDPESGIAETIESSGWAPIGTSQSEPHSANYTKGSQDWNEMTKALSYATGIPESDMIIWYLGNNGGPNDAAGTISPKDQSVKYKVYITWVENEGWMPTKIEKLQ
- the greA gene encoding transcription elongation factor GreA is translated as MAQEKVFPMTQEGKDKLEQELEYLKTVKRKEVVERIKIARSFGDLSENSEYDSAKEEQAFVEGRITTLENMIRNAKIIEGEADTSSVSLGRTVTFTELPDGEEETYTIVGSAEADPFEGKISNDSPIAKSLLGKKVDDEVTVQTPGGEMLVKIVNIS
- a CDS encoding YrhC family protein, producing MTKKKLQALMMDFKHYAFILLAVSVFLYIGVVIPDEGKQELYDTVLMVTTVLFLIGSFLCFKKSLHFKKQLDQIEEH
- the udk gene encoding uridine kinase is translated as MAKKPVVIGVAGGSGSGKTSVTKAIYEHFKGHSILMLEQDFYYKDQSHLPFEQRLNTNYDHPFAFDNDLLIEHLNMLLHHEAIEKPVYDYKLHTRSEDVIVVEPKDVIILEGILILEDERLRDLMDIKLFVDTDADLRIIRRILRDIKERGRSIDSVIEQYISVVRPMHNQFIEPTKRYADIIIPEGGQNMVAIDLMVTKIQTILELNAIL
- a CDS encoding peptidoglycan D,D-transpeptidase FtsI family protein; its protein translation is MNPNRRMLVVGIFFILMLCATLYRLADIQLIHTESFSKKGVNLVQESVNQRTQEVVIDDGRGRFVDRNGESIQKHAEPSLVLFPFLKETSWPAEELSKIVNISSDELKGLVSGTKEPVVLSKDDGLRLTKAELEKINELEIPGVFGIYRQTLLDESLGEHIIGITGENAERLREKYPDRTDLSYKTKIGVTGLEKAFDEFLLPDAETKLLYHVDGDGHPLFGINVKYIADSNPFYPVTVQTTIDKNIQEMAEKVLDKQKVEKGGLVLLDIENNEILSMVSRPTLNRSESTTLTNYMLQPLFPGSVFKTVISAAAIEYGLDDATRQFNCSLNLYGEDDGGQDDGQLSFERSFAKSCNYTFTTLAEELMEKDKNVIENTADKLGLIGPAGWSGEVFHYENFKQLPDEKTGNIWGDEKDKSVAKAIDQTAIGQKNVKITPLAIANMMATIARGGQKEQIKIVKNILYKNGTNMFSFTSNSLGGEELSPITASKLQKLLRLVVTDPEGTGRRFQTSSFEVSGKSGTAQTGKKDENGHTLYNKWFAGYFPSSNPRYALVVVEMDTTSAEAGTNAAFYDVAEEMSKIDERKN
- a CDS encoding DUF2536 family protein, coding for MNLQLDLLKDKIEFFEAQTIKDLEKKINEQIVHNQAILLHVHSVSHQMHVNEEGKKFYSAVVHFKANF